In Rhizoctonia solani chromosome 7, complete sequence, one DNA window encodes the following:
- a CDS encoding alpha-amylase: MATHANIEYSTKRPKEQDLNYTMVQAFEWYSPGGGVHWNTLKDRVQELSDMGVTAMWLPPPTKASSQNSVGYDIYDVWDLGEFDQKGGKRTNYGTKEELVDLVRYAHENGIVGYVDAVLNHKFGADRTERFRATEVDPNDRTRDITDKYDIEASGWTAFDFPGRNGKYSQLKWTFNHFTGVDYNNDGGKKAIFRIDGDGKNWAQGVDHENRNYDYLMGADIDHRHPEAHDDLLAWGKWVIDEIGAAGFRFDAIKHIDDVFIAEFVKHVRAETHKSSMFAVGEFWKDSLEDINNYLNKLGTQFSVFDAPLHYNFKEASEAGNNFDLREIFSGTLVKSRPMDAVTLVDNHDTQIGQALESWVSPWFKPLAYALILLRGDGYPCVFWGDLYGCGGDNPQPPVNQLADIIRARKLFSYGETRDVWDHANCVGWVRAGDEHHDGCAVVICNGDEGAKFLDVGKDHAGEKWTDLLNWHDGEVTIGEEGWAEFRCPARSISIWTKSDARGREEFKKD, translated from the exons ATGGCTACTCATGCGAACATCGAGTATTCGACTAAACGTCCCAAGGAACAGGACTTGAACTACACTATG GTCCAAGCCTTTGAATGGTACAGTCCAGGTGGCGGTGTTCACTGGAATACGCTCAAGGATCGTGTCCAAGAGCTGTCAGACATGGGGGTCACCGCCATGTGGCTGC CACCCCCTACCAAGGCATCTAGCCAGAACTCAGTGGGATATGACATATACGAT GTATGGGACCTCGGCGAATTTGACCAAAAGGGCGGAAAACGAACCAATTATGGCACTAAGGAAGAGCTCGTGGATCTTGTGCGATATGCACATGAGAATG GGATCGTCGGGTATGTCGATGCCGTCCTCAACCATAAATTTGGTGCAGACCGTACCGAACGTTTCCGTGCAACTGAGGTCGACCCAAATGATCGTACACGCGACATTACAGACAAGTACGACATTGAGGCAAGT GGATGGACCGCCTTTGATTTCCCTGGACGTAACGGCAAATACAGTCAACTCAAGTGGACGTTTAACCACTTCACA GGTGTTGACTATAATAATGACGGTGGTAAGAAAGCGATCTTCCGAATTGACGGCGATGGGAAGAACTGGGCCCAGGGAGTCGATCATGAGAATAGGAACTATGACTATCTAA TGGGCGCTGACATTGATCATCGTCATCCTGAGGCCCATGACGACCTACTTGCCTGGGGAAAATGGGTTATCGATGAGATTGGAGCTGCTGGGTTCCGTTTCGACGCAATCAAG CATATCGATGATGTGTTCATCGCTGAATTTGTCAAACATGTGCGAGCTGAAACCCACAAATCGTCC ATGTTCGCGGTTGGAGAATTCTGGAAGGACAGCCTTGAAGACATCAACAACTACCTGAATAAACTTGGGACACAGTTTAGTGTTTTTGATGCACCACTTCATTATAACTTCAAGGAGGCAAGCGAAGCTGGGAACAATTTTGACCTGCGTGAGATCTTCAGTGGTACCTTAGTCAAGAGCCGCCCTATGGATGCAGT TACCCTTGTGGACAATCACGATACACAGATAGGTCAAGCCCTAGAGTCCTGGGTATCTCCGTGGTTCAAACCGCTTGCGTACGCGCTCATCTTGCTCCGCGGAGATGGCTACCC ATGTGTATTCTGGGGAGACCTTTATGGTTGCGGCGGAGACAACCCACAACCGCCGGTCAACCAACTCGCGGATATTATCCGTGCTCGCAAGCTTTTTAGTTACGGAGAGACGCGAGATGTTTGGGACCATGCTAATTGTGTTGG ATGGGTTCGCGCCGGTGACGAACACCATGATGGTTGTGCAGTAGTGATTTGCAATGGCGACGAAGG CGCTAAATTCCTTGACGTCGGAAAAGATCATGCGGGCGAAAAGTGGACGGACTTGTTGAATTGGCACGACGGCGAAGTAACTATCGGAGAAGAAGGCTGGGCAGAATTCCGCTGTCCGGCTCGTTCCATAAGCATATGGACCAAGAGTGATGCCCGTGGTCGGGAAGAATTCAAGAAGGACTAA
- a CDS encoding peptidase C12, ubiquitin carboxyl-terminal hydrolase 1: MDEEGNSSGWQLTESDPGVFTELLKTLGVPLVVDDLYSLDAESLAALQPIRALIFLFKWIGGGDETGGGAGRYDEEFPGFFAHQVVNNACATIAVLNGVCNIPSLKMGKELTDLISFATGMDSQTTGLVVTSSDFLRSAHNALSPPSVISVSDGPQPKSSEDAYHFISYLPVMGQIYEFDGLKRAPVAHGPYEEKGEGWVAKARDVIEKRIGTYPPGSLHFNLLAVRDDPLPNLQAQIETAQASGQELVAADLVFRLSQEKEKRARWDFENSLRRHNHLGLIHALLVELAKKGQLDAAVTDAKAKMQERLTKARESGQMEED; the protein is encoded by the exons ATGGACGAGGAAGGCAATTCAAGCGGGTGGCAATTGACAGAGTCCGACCCGGGGGT GTTCAC TGAACTTTTGAAAACCTTGGGCGTCCCACTTGTAGTGGATGATCTTTATTCTCTCGACGCAGAATCCCTGGCAGCACTTCAGCCAATACGTGCATTAATATTTTTATTTAAATGGATTGGTGGAGGAGATGAGACAGGGGGAGGGGCGGGCCGATATGACGAGGAGTTTCCAGGATTTTTTGCTCACCAG GTTGTGAATAATGCCTGTGCGACAATTGCGGTCCTCAATGGCGTGTGCAACATACCATCCCTCAAGATGGGCAAGGAGCTTACCGATTTGATTTCGTTTGCCACGGGAATGGACTCGCAG ACAACAGGACTTGTAGTTACATCATCCGATTTTCTTCGTTCGGCTCATAATGCCCTATCCCCTCCATCAGTAATCTCTGTATCTGACGGCCCACAGCCCAAGTCGTCCGAAGATGCGTATCACTTTATTTCCTATTTACCTGTCATGGGTCAGATATATGAATTTGATGGTTTAAAGCGAGCGCCCGTTGCGCATGGTCCCTATGAGGAAAAGGGAGAGGGTTGGGTTGCAAAAGCAAGGGATGTTATCGAGAAGAGAATAGGAACTTATCCTCCAGGCTCG TTACACTTCAATCTCCTTGCAGTCAGAGATGACCCTCTGCCTAATTTACAAGCACAAATCGAGACCGCTCAAGCTTCTGGCCAAGAGCTTGTCGCAGCAGATCTCGTGTTCCGGCTCTcccaagaaaaagaaaagcgGGCGCGTTGGGAT TTTGAAAATTCACTGCGTAGGCATAACCACCTTGGCCTCATACACGCTCTCCTCGTAGAGTTGGCAAAGAAGGGGCAGCTAGATGCTGCCGTCACGGATGCCAAAGCCAAGATGCAAGAGCGTTTAACCAAGGCCCGAGAGAGCGGTCAGATGGAGGAAGACTGA
- a CDS encoding Conidiation protein 6, translating to MSASHDSHVLGGYKATLSNPNTSDEAKAHAEQVLADAGVNESPNTTGSSEHENRVMGGYKATLSNPNTSEEAKAHASEVLDQGTTATSAPTGGNEHENRVLGGYKATLSNPNTSTEAKEHAKEVLGQAGTSADTTGSGETTSEHEKRVLAGYKGVLAKDNTSEEAKEKARAILSEAGELH from the exons ATGTCTGCTTCTCACGATTCTCATGTTCTTGGAGGCTACAAGGCTACCCTTTC AAACCCAAACACCAGTGACGAGGCTAAGGCTCACGCCGAACAAGTTCTTGCGGATGCTGGCGTTAATGAGTCCCCAAACACGACTGGAAGCAGCGAGCACGAGAACCGAGTGATGGGAGGATACAAGGCTACGTTATC TAACCCAAACACTAGTGAAGAGGCAAAGGCACACGCATCCGAAGTTCTTGACCAGGGAACTACCGCTACTTCGGCCCCCACTGGAGGTAACGAACACGAAAACCGCGTCCTTGGAGGCTACAAGGCCACATTATCTAACCCCAACACTAGTACGGAAGCCAAGGAACATGCAAAGGAGGTCTTGGGCCAAGCTGGTACCAGTGCCGACACTACTGGTTCCGGAGAAACAACTTCTGAGCACGAGAAGCGCGTCCTTGCCGGTTACAAGGGTGTCCTGGCCA AAGACAACACTTctgaggaggccaaggagaaagCCAGGGCTATTCTATCCGAGGCTGGTGAACTCCACTAA
- a CDS encoding F-box-like domain-containing protein gives MSGLERLSLILIERYDANSDPINNVTGPSAPEDELLLDKLRVLRILRPGENQSEDIDNLITSIRAPNLKWFEWEANRDPLATSLNFWQLCASRFRALTSLHLMGFPSELPGGATALEILVNWLQSLESIESFILILARTCVYSTIETEIGILTIIERLSETNNNVPAYCTELKSLHIGPILPRELPVLKSMVQVRPRLMSGSLRIVQYVDTKRSAGDVSWLQANVGDFALETVSGHGRGFFYGGRYRYVGGTLRKYLVDVSSESIYFDQVEQSEPLV, from the exons ATGTCAGGCCTCGAACGACTCTCTTTAATCCTCATCGAGAGATATGACGCCAATTCAGACCCCATCAATAACGTGACTGGACCGTCGGCACCTGAAGATGAACTACTACTCGACAAGCTTCGGGTACTACGTATTCTCCGTCCTGGAGAGAACCAGTCCGAAGATATCGATAACTTGATAACTTCAATACGCGCACCGAACCTAAAGTGGTTCGAATGGGAAGCCAATCGTGATCCTCTGGCTACGTCCTTAAATTTTTGGCAACTCTGCGCATCCCGGTTCCGAGCGCTCACTTCTCTCCACCTTATGGGATTCCCCTCGGAGCTCCCTGGAGGGGCTACTGCGCTGGAAATATTAGTCAACTGGCTGCAATCTCTCGAAAGCATCGAATCTTTTATCTTGATACTCGCGAGAACTTGTGTCTATAGTACTATTGAAACCGAGATAGGCATCCTTACTATAATCGAACGTCTGTCCGAGACAAACAATAACGTCCCGGCCTACTGCACAGAGTTAAAATCGCTTCATATTGGACCAATCCTTCCTCGGGAGCTCCCTGTTCTTAAATCGATGGTTCAGGTTCGCCCTCGTCTGATGTCCGGGTCTCTCCGCATAGTGCAATACGTAGATACGAAAAGGTCCGCTGGGGATGTGTCCTGGCTTCAAGCAAACGTTGGCGATTTTGCACTTGAAACAGTGTCCGGTCATGGCAGGGGATTTTTCTATGGTGGTAGGTATCGTTATGTTGGAGGGACCTTGAGGAAATACCTAGTAG ACGTATCTTCTGAGAGCATTTATTTTGACCAAGTAGAACAAAGCGAGCCATTGGTCTAG